The nucleotide window AGAAATCGACGTGCTCGCCGCCAAGGGTGGCGACGCGGACAAGGAAATCTATGGTTTGCGCCGCTTGGCGGCCGAGCCCGGCGAAGACGATACAGCCAGCGGCGGCGGCCGCCTGGCGCTGCATTACGACCTGACCGTACCGATGGCGCGTTACGTCGCCCAGCACTTCGGCGATCTGGTGTTTCCGTTCAAACGGTATCAGATGCAGCGTTGTTGGCGCGGCGAACGCCCGCAGGAAGGCCGTTTGCGCGAATTTTACCAATGCGACATCGACGTCATCGACATGGACGAGGTCTCGTTGCACTTCGACGCCGAAATCCCGGCGATGACCTTGGACGTGCTGTCGCGCCTCGACGTCGGTCCGGTGCGTCTGCACATCAACAACCGCAAGATCCTGCAAGGCTTCTATCAGGGGCTGGGCATCGAAGACGTGGTGAACGCCATCCGCATCGCCGACAAGCTCGACAAGATCGGTCACGACGGCGTGATCCAAGGATTGACCGAAGAGCTCGGCCTCGCCCCGTCGGTGGCGAGCAAATGCGTCGAACTGGCCTCGATCAAAACCGCCGACACGGGGTTCGCCGATGAAGTGCGCGCATTCGGCATCGACAACGAATTGCTGGAAGCGGGGCTGGAAGAACTGACCTTCGTGATGTTGGAACTGGCGCACCTGGAAAAAGGCACCGTTGTCGCCGACATGTCCATCGCGCGTGGCTTCGACTATTACACAGGCACCGTTTACGAGGGGAAACTGGTCGATTATCCCGATTTCCCGACCGTGTGCGCAGGCGGGCGCTACGACAATCTGGTGGGTTCGTACTCGCGCCAGAAGTTGCCGGGGGTGGGCATCTCCATCGGCTTTTCGCGGATCTTTTCCAAGCTGGTCAAGGAAGGCCGCATCGAGGTCGGCGCAAAATGCCCGACCGACGTGATGGTCGCGTGCCTGCCGGGATCGTCACGTACAGACCTGGGCGTAACGTCCCGCAAACTGCGCGAACGCGGCTTCAAGGTCGAAATGTATCACGAGGCCAAATCGCTCAAGGCGCAGATGAAATACGCCTCGCGCAAAGGCATCCCTTATGTGTGGTTTCCCGCCAACGCGGAGCAGGAAAACCACGAAGTCAAAGACATGATCAACGGCGAACAGTCGGTGGTCGATATCGACACCTGGACGCCTTAAATCTGGAATGCCTTCAGATCTAATCCAGCGCAGCCTTTAAATCCTCTTCGCACGGCGCGAACCAATAACTTCCGGTGACCGGTGTGGAAAAGTCCAGCAGGTGGTCGGTGGTGGCGTCTTCGCTCAACCCGTACATGCTGGACAGCACGTTGTCGAAGCGTTCTTGCTCGCACGCGAAAGCGAGGAAGTAGAGGCCGTGTTCGCCCGCCGTGCCGTATGGGAAACTGCGCCGGTACATCTTTTGCGCCACGCCGTGAACCTTGAGGTCCGTGCGGCTGACGTGGGAGTCCTTGGGCTGGGCGTCACCTTCCAGTTCGACGCTGTCGGCCTTGGTGCGGCCGATCACGCGTTCCTGATCCGGCACTTTCAAGGTGTTGAACTTGGCCAAGTTATGCACCCATTTTTGCGACAACACGATCGCCCCGCCCGCGCCGGGTTCACCTGCGGGCACCAAGGCTGCTGCGGTTTTGGCCGCGTCGTCCTTGGGGTTGGCGCTGCCGTCGACGAATCCGGTGAGGTCGCGGCTGTCGCGATATACAAAGCCGGGCAGATCAAGCTCGCGGTGGGCGACCTTCGTGAACACCCCGTCGATGGCCAACACCGCATCCATCACCTGATCGCGGTTCGGCGCGTGCAGCCACACCAAGATGTCGTGCTGGGTAGCGGGGGCGTGCGCTTTCGGACCATCGATGGGCTGAAAGTCCGTAAAGCCGCTGGGCATGCTGTCGCGCGCCAGACGCGCCCACAGCATCGGCCCGAAGGCGATTACGATTTCGGCAATAGACGTGTGGGCGATGTTGGCCGCTGCCTGTAGGGCCGCCGTTAGAGCGCCCGGCTTCGCGGTGGGATCGAGCGTGTATTCCAACGCGTGCAGGTAACGGTGGCCTTCAACGAAAATGCCGCTTTGCGGGGTGCTCATCGCGGTGTCCTTCCCTTCGTCGTCAGTTTTTCGGGATCACTTTGCCTGGATTGAGAATGTTGGTGGGATCAAGCGCCGCCTTCACTTGCGCCATCACATCGACGGCTTCTACGCCCAGTTCCTGGCGCAGATACTTGGTCTTGCCTTGACCGACGCCGTGCTCGCCGGTGCAGGTGCCCTCCAGCGCCAAGGCTTGGTCGACGATTGCGGCGTTGAGGCGTTCGGCTTCCTCGACCTCGGCCGGATTTTCCGGATCGAACAGCAGCAGGGTGTGGAAGTTGCCGTCACCCACATGGCCGAGAATGAGACCGGTCAGCGCGCTTTCTTCCAGCGCTTTGTGGGTGCGGCCAATGCAGTCGGACAGATTGGAAATGGGCACGCACACGTCGGTGGTCAGGGCCCGTGCACCGGGGCGCAACGCCAGCCCCGCGTAGTACATGGTGTGGCGCGCCGACCAAAGGCGATTGCGGTCCTCGGCCTTGTCGGCCCATTGGAAGTCGGTGCCGCCGAGATCTTCGGCCAAGGCCTTGAGGGTTTCGACCTGCTCCGTCACCGACGCGGGGGCGCCTTCGAATTCCAAAAACAAGGTCGGCGCTTCGGCGTACGCGAGATTGGAATAGGCGTTGACCGCCGCCATGGACACGGCGTCCATCAGTTCTATGCGGGCCATCGGCACGCCCATCTGCACGGCGGTTATGACGCAATTGACGGCACTTTCGATGTCTGGAAACGGGCACACGGCAGCGGTGACGGTTTCGGGGATGCCGTGCAGCTTGACGGTGACGGCGGTGATGATGCCGAGCGTGCCTTCCGAACCGATCATCAAGCGGGTCAGGTCGTAACCGGCCGCCGACTTGCGGGCGCGGTTGCCGGTTT belongs to Magnetovibrio sp. and includes:
- the hisS gene encoding histidine--tRNA ligase, which produces MSGKNDIYKPRPISGFLEWLPEVRLVEQRWLDQIRAAFEQYGFCSIETPSVEEIDVLAAKGGDADKEIYGLRRLAAEPGEDDTASGGGRLALHYDLTVPMARYVAQHFGDLVFPFKRYQMQRCWRGERPQEGRLREFYQCDIDVIDMDEVSLHFDAEIPAMTLDVLSRLDVGPVRLHINNRKILQGFYQGLGIEDVVNAIRIADKLDKIGHDGVIQGLTEELGLAPSVASKCVELASIKTADTGFADEVRAFGIDNELLEAGLEELTFVMLELAHLEKGTVVADMSIARGFDYYTGTVYEGKLVDYPDFPTVCAGGRYDNLVGSYSRQKLPGVGISIGFSRIFSKLVKEGRIEVGAKCPTDVMVACLPGSSRTDLGVTSRKLRERGFKVEMYHEAKSLKAQMKYASRKGIPYVWFPANAEQENHEVKDMINGEQSVVDIDTWTP
- a CDS encoding Dyp-type peroxidase; amino-acid sequence: MSTPQSGIFVEGHRYLHALEYTLDPTAKPGALTAALQAAANIAHTSIAEIVIAFGPMLWARLARDSMPSGFTDFQPIDGPKAHAPATQHDILVWLHAPNRDQVMDAVLAIDGVFTKVAHRELDLPGFVYRDSRDLTGFVDGSANPKDDAAKTAAALVPAGEPGAGGAIVLSQKWVHNLAKFNTLKVPDQERVIGRTKADSVELEGDAQPKDSHVSRTDLKVHGVAQKMYRRSFPYGTAGEHGLYFLAFACEQERFDNVLSSMYGLSEDATTDHLLDFSTPVTGSYWFAPCEEDLKAALD
- a CDS encoding FAD-linked oxidase C-terminal domain-containing protein gives rise to the protein MTAPSRPIDAIYSQLETLFGARVSINAGVRETHGRGEGSQLCQPPDAVVFPNSTDEISRLAKLCHGAGVPLIPFGAGTSLEGHVAAPMGGVSIDFSNMNAILEVHAEDLDAVVQPGVTRKQLNAHLRDTGLFFPVDPGADATIGGMCATRASGTSTVRYGSMKDNVLAMEVVLADGRVIKTGNRARKSAAGYDLTRLMIGSEGTLGIITAVTVKLHGIPETVTAAVCPFPDIESAVNCVITAVQMGVPMARIELMDAVSMAAVNAYSNLAYAEAPTLFLEFEGAPASVTEQVETLKALAEDLGGTDFQWADKAEDRNRLWSARHTMYYAGLALRPGARALTTDVCVPISNLSDCIGRTHKALEESALTGLILGHVGDGNFHTLLLFDPENPAEVEEAERLNAAIVDQALALEGTCTGEHGVGQGKTKYLRQELGVEAVDVMAQVKAALDPTNILNPGKVIPKN